The nucleotide window tgctctCAGCCCCACCAAGTGAAAAGCAGTTGTTTAATCCCATTCTTACCAAGGCTCAAATCCATGCACAGAACTGGGCACAGAAAGAACCTGCCCACCTCTTTGCCTGCTGCTTGTCTCCAAGCAACCAAGGAAGCCAACACAAATGATCACAAATGGACCACAGAATTTTAAGCGTGATGGATGTTCTAAGCTTCACCTTTGCTAGAAGGAAATGTTACTGAGTCAAGTCAGAACCAAACCTCaacaagagaaacagcagctccCCTCACAGCCAGCACTCACCAGCCCTCTAACTCTGGGCCCCTGCTTGGATCAATTTGTGTCCAACAAGGTGGAGCTGAGCAAGGTTGAGCTTTTACGAGCAGTTTTACAGTCAGGGCTCTGAGCAGAGCTCCACCTCAGTGCTGGGATTTATCACTCAGATTACATCAGCTTTCAGGGAGCACAAGATGTTTTCCAGCAGAACAGTCTTTATCCTGAGCATTAAGGCAATTAATAAACGAGTTTCAGAGTGGGGCAGCTCAGGAAGCTGGTCCTCACAGAGCTCCCCAGGCAAATTTCTGAAGTCATACAAGTGGAAAGATTTAATAATCCAACACTGAGTTTCTGTAAACTTCAAACCCTTGCACACACCTGCTATTGTCCCATCTGTTGACACAACAAACACATCCGTATTATGAACTACAGATACTGACCTGCCAGTGACTCACTTCATCCTTACCTTCCCACCTGCAGACTCATTTCATTTGAATTATACAATCCAATTAtacttgaattattttatttttgttggatTGTTAGTTATTCCAGCAAGTCACTTGTTGAAACCCCTGTACCTGTAGTTTCGGGAAGGGAGCCTTGATTAACAAGCAAACATACAGCATGAGCAGATTCAGAATACAAAGTGCAAGTAAGATTCTCACACCAGAGGTTCTCCCACGTTGCACAAGGCACCCTAACACAGCTCccttctgagctgcagcagcacaactaCAAATGAAAGGGTTGAAAAAGAGAGGTTAACCAGGAAGATTTAGTGATGAAGAGATCAGAGAAGTTTGGGTTTGGATGATGGGGTCTCAGTTACAGAAGATCAGGAGAGGAATTCAGTGATGTAATTCAACAGTTCAGCAGGAGACAGCTGCACAGTACAGACACAAATGCTCCAGGCACTCATCCCAGGGAGTCATTTTGTACTACAAAGTACCTTTGCAACAGCATTTAGGAGCAGCAAGAAACAGCTCATGAGCAGACAAGGCTGGTGACCACCCGAGTGGTGTTTGAATGCAATGTCAGTATTTGAATCAATGGCTGAGTaggaaggaattaaaatattaaactgagCATGGTTTAGAAGTTACAGTCTTCTTAAAAGAGCATATTTAATTGCTCTTTTTAAACCTAAACCATTAATTatggatgttaaaaaaaagaaaaagagggagcaAGTAACAATACAAActccaaaggagaaaaaaaaaaggtgggggaaGAGCTGCCAGGCTTGGGAAGGTCTGGCCTTCCTTCCTGGCCTGtccaaaaccaacagcaaagtCCTTTATCAAGGACTGCAGCTCTAGAGGCAGGAGATGAAAAATAGGTCTGAGGCAAGATAAGCAGTCAGTGACTCAGGTACGGAATATATTTAAAGAACTTCTGTTAGTCCTAAGATGAAAAGGCACAGAGAGGTCACAAAACCCAGATGAAATTTAGATTCAGATTATAAAGACCAAGGCATTAACTCCTTGTGAAGGCTGCACACGTACAGTCTTGGAAGATTCCATTTCAGGATCATTTGTGCTGCCAAGGAACACCAcaggaaaaaatcaaaatgcaggAGGCAGAGATTAGCACAATACCTTGTTATGTTCTGCAGTTTCACAAGCACCAGATTCACTCAGatgtacttttaaaaaggtGTTTGTCCAGAAAGTTCTTGGAATTTATTATACACATTTAATAACAGATGATACTCAACATTCAGGTGTTGTTGAACTAAGTTTACAAGCACTTTAGCATACAATGTATACTTATGCTAAGAAACAAAAGATTCAGCATATAAGGAAGTGCAGAAAGAAGCTACTTGAAAGATATCCCCTTCCATCCAGTATCTACAGAATACctgctttcttttaaagccCTACACGATGTCAAGTAAAAGGACTAATCAAATATCTACACTTCGTTGTGCACATCACATCTACTCCAGATGCAGGACAAAAAGTTTCAAAAAGCATGTTCCATTCCTCCTTCCAGAGGCACCTCAGACTTCAGAATTGGTTTGATTTCAGAAACagcttgaatttttaaataaattcaacAGTAGCAATCCAGCAAGTTGGAAATGTGACTATGAAAAAGGCAGCAAGCCACCAGGATTCCTCAGATGAGCACTCAAAACCAGTGTTGACGTGACTAAAGCTTGTAACTAAGTTAACACAAACCtatcattaatttttttgcaggACCTTGAAACCTTTTCCTTCCTATGATAAGCAATCTTCACCAGCAAatattgtatttgtttgttttaagcttATCTGTCCTAACAAAGTGCTGACCAGGTAGACTATTTCACTCTTGCTTTGCAAGAACACCAATCCAGACACAACAGGAGCATCAAGGGGCTGTTTCTCCTCCCCCCAAgacagttaaaaacaaaagcccCAGTTTTTCAGAAACCAGCATTGGATCAAACACTTTTTGCCTATCTGTGTATTCATTAACCCTGTACAAAAAGAAAGCTGATTAGCAAATGTAAATGTTCATATAAAAATAGCCAACATCTGTTTAaatttagaaatttattttgtttaatccACAAGCTTTATATAgctttagttaaaaaaaaacacaacaaaaacaaacaaaaacaaaaaaccagtgAAAACATGACAATATCCAAAGTTCAGGTTCCTCAAACTTTCAAAGACCACAGCTCTGAAAGTTGCTTCTACCATTCAGAAGAACCGTAACGAGACAAGATTTATGGATGGGGCAACAACATCTCACAAACAAAATTGATGGAACTGaaggaattttttgttttgttttgtttttctgggacTGCTGATCATGGAAACtgccctttaaaaaaagaacataaaaatacaaatgaaattcCAGTGTTCCAAATCAACATGTTACATCAATATAAACCCACAGTGTCCTGGTAAACAACATGCTTTCATTTATGTACCATTCTAAATTGCTGTTTTTGATTTGCTTTAATGGAGACTATACAGGCAACAGtagaaagcattaaaatatatgtaCTCCCTTGGTAATTCTGCAGTGGTTTTATTCCTGGGCAAGCTTACAAACCACAAAGGTTAGTAGCATAATGTAAGTGGGTAGAACAGAAATCAAATGAGACCCTTGCTAATTATGCTAAAGGTTTTGTTGAATTTCAAAGGAACTTGGGAATTGACCGTCATGATTAAaacctttcaaaacaaattccTACTGCTTCTAAAAAGTCTCACTCTAAATGAAATTATGTTGACTTGTCAATGAAAGAATGTCACTAGTACACTGTGGACACCTTTTGTAATGTAAATCCATGCCCTTTGTACATGGTGAACCTCAACCTAGCAATTATTACAACAAATGTTATATTCTAAAGCTCAAACACATTTAGCAATTTGAAATTGAACTCTGAgtacaaaccaaataaaatgtaCATTATATCAAAGGATCCGGCCTAGGATGGGGGTGACACTTGGGCCTTCCTCATTGACCTCAGTGCCTTCTCTCGCAGGTGTTTTTCTAGATCATCAAGGTTGTCTTCTGGTTCACTTTCTGTCTCCTTTAAACAAAGACAGAGCATTTCTTCACACACTGCACACtaagccaggctgcagccctcCCCACATTGCAAAGCATCAAGACatgaataatttctgaaataagatTGATGTTTAAACCACCAGGAGTTCTGTGTGCATTCATCTCCATCTGTTTTCTTACACTGgcacaaaaaataaacctaagTATTAAATTCCTACCTTTTTGGGTTCTGTCTCTGCTTCCTgttcttcctgtgctgaggtGGTATCTGGTGCAGCCAcagcaacagctgctgcagctgctgctgccttctccttcttatgttttttgtgcttcttgtgctttttatcctttttatgCTTCttatccttctttttcttcttcttctttccacCCCCTTCTTGATCTGAATTCTGTAACCAACAACACAACAGATATTACAACTCACTCCTAAGGCTTCAAGATGTTGGTAAAACAAACCCAGAACCATCCTGGGAAATCTGAATGGACTGAGGAACACCTGAGCCTCAGTGAACTCCACACTGTGTTTAGAACTGGGGGAAAAGTCCCATTCCCAACCAAATGACAGAAGCAACCCTAGGAGACAGATACTGCAATGTagagctgtgctgtgtctgTTTAAAACAGAATGTAACACCCTGcaagctccagctgctggtcAGAGCAATGACAGGCAAAGCTCTTCATCTAAATCAACACTGCAGGTGGAGTCTGACTCCCTGAAACCCTCCTCTGGCAAAGGATGGAAGTGTCCCCAGGAAACACCTTGGGAGAACTGATAAGGATGCCAAACAATGTTGTCCTCCTATTACGAAGAGCCTGAGTTTTGCACATCAGACTCATGAAGTAGGAAAGTCTTTTCTTGCAGAAGTCAGAATTTATATCTAAAACTACCTTTTTTCAGACTCAAAGATGATAAAGTTTGAAAAATTTGTTACAAATTGTTCAACAGGAACTTTTAACTATAAAATAGTAATTCTAagaatttttccttcctcctccccccgaTGTGAATAACCTCAGAGCAACAAAGTCTTCATGAAAACAACCCGCCGCAAAACCCAAACTAGTATTGCTTTTATTAGCAAACAAATACCCTTGCAGGTGATGGGCTCTGAGTTGGGCTTTTAGCCTTTTTTGCAGGTGACCAGTTAGCAGAGGGGGAACAAGAGCGAGGAGGAGAGGCAGGTCCTTGATGTTTTTTGGCTGCTGGCTCAGGGGACCCCGATGCGGAGCGGGATGAAGACACTCGTCTCGCAGATCTGGGACTTGGTGTGGAAGCCCTTAAAACCAGAAGAGCCACAATTAGAGACACAAGAGACAAGACAAGGAAAATCAACAGAAAAGTCAGGTAAGCAAAAGCTAGCACCAAACTCCTAAAGTTCTTTTCACCTGCTAAGCCCCCAGTGCTTTGTTGAGCTATTAGAAGACCACTCAAACCCTATGCAAAAGCCTGTTTAATGCTTCTTCCCATGTTACACTATATTGCAACAGATGCTTCCAATCTAAGAAACTTCCAAAAATCAATGTGGAAGCTGAACAGAGCCACCAGCACTTCAGAAATCTCAAGGAACTGCTGTTGCTCAGTCTGGataaaaggaggctgaggagagaccttactgctctcaacaactacctgaaaggaggctgtagtgagggGGGGagtcggtctcttctcccaagtaacacatgacagagcaagaagaaatggcctcaagttgtgccaggtgatgtttagattggatatgaggaacaatttattcaccaaaagggttgtcaagcactaggacaggctgcccagggaagtggttgaggcacaatccctggaagtgtttaaaagccctgtagatgtggtgctgagggacctgctctagtggtggccttggcagtgctgggttaatggctggacttggtgatcttaaaggtcttttccaaccaaaattattctatcaTTCCATAACATAAGAACCTTTTAAATCCAATCCCCTAACCATTCCCACtgcattaaacaaaacaaaccccaccccaaaaccaccaccaaagatggatttttttactttgtcttCTTAGGTTCTGGCGTTCTTGACACCCTCCTGATGGGTCTAGTGCTTGGAGATGGTGACTGTCTTCTCTGGGGTGAAGCTGAAGCTCCCCTTCGTGGTGGTGGTGGGCTTGCAGAGGTATGAGAAGCTCTAGGCCGTGGTGAAGGTGAATGCCTTTTGTTTTGCGGTGGAGAACGCGTTTCCCGATTGGACCTACTAGGCGGAGATCCCTTCCTGTGCTTGGAAGATATCGAAGGTGAACGCCTTTTAGCAGCTGGGGAGCTCCTTTGTTTTGGGGGTGGTGAATGGGAGACTCTGCGTTTGGACTGTGGAGAAGGTGATGCCCTTCGttttgggggaggaggaggagaagctgttCTTCTTTTAGGTGGTGGAGAAGGAGAATATCGTCTCTGAATCGGTGGAGAGTATCTCCGCGGAGAGGGCGAGCGTCTGCGTGGGGGTGGTGATGGAGAccttcagagaaaacagaaggtcAGGAGCCACATCAGCATGTGAATTACTTACAAGTGTCTTGCAATTCACCCAAAGAAAGGAACAAATTTCTCTAAAAATTCTTCAAAACTTCACTTAACACCAAGCTTTGTCAAGAAGCAGCCTCCTGATATCGGAggggggcctacaagaaagctggagagggacttcttacaaggcAATGTAGCAAGGTTGggcattaggaggaaattcttgagtgtgagggtggtgagaccctggcccaggttgcccagggaagctgtggctgccccatccctggcagtgttgaagggcaggctggatggggcttggagcaacctgggctggtgggaggtgtccctgcccatgcagggggcttggatctagatgatcttgaaggtccttccaacccaaaccagtcagtGATCCTATGAAAATCAGCTTAATGTGTGTTATTAAGTATTTGATATGGCAACCAAAGAatacagaatcagagaatatgctgagttggaagggacccatcaggatcattgagcCCAACTCCTGTCCCCGTGTAGATCCCACCAAGTCTACATTCCCCTCAGTAACTGTGAATCAAGGAACTGGTTTCCCCATCGTGGCATTTCTTCTTACACACCACAGCTGGAAATCAACAGCCCAAGAAGCAGCCATTCCATGACAAAAGCACATGGAATTTGTTCCCTACCTTCGACGGGGCAAGGAAGGGGAGCGCCGCCGCCTGGGAGGAGGGGCGGGCGAGGGGGAGCGCCGCcgccgggctggggggggcgaggggcttctcctcctcctgctgaagagagaaaaagggattTCTGAGAAAAGCTACAATTGAGCCACGACATtcttattttgttcttctgcttTAAATCATCatgcattttgaaacaaaattctatgaggaaactgaaaaaaaataagacaggCTTTCGAAAGAGGGTGAGAAACATTTCACTGGAATTTTCAGAGCCCACTGGAGCAGCCATGAGACAATTCCACATTTTGCTTAATCTGGTCTATTTGTATCTTGTATTCAAAGAGGAAGCCCAaatctttcccatttttttctcctgaaagctCATTTCTGCCATTTCCCTTGCATGGAATCTAGTGATCATCTAATGAGTCAAGACCAACTTGCTGATCCACCAGGAGGCTCATCCAACCAAAAACTACCTCTTTGCcatcctgcagagccaggattGTTAGATCCAACACAAAGGAGGAACTGGAAatgcccagctgtgccaggcagaCCAAAGCTCAGTAGCAGTCTGAGTTGGACCACATTAAACAGGGTGAAAACTACTCCTGGAAACAGCTTTTATCTATGGATCTGAAACCCAAAATTACTGGTTTCTTGACATGCAGATAAAAATCAGAGCTGCTGCTAAACTATCTAATTATTCACAAAATGAGCcattttctgctctgcaagGTTTACTACAGACTTTTGGGAGGGGAAATTTTAAGTACAGGCTTTCCTAGAGTGTTAAAGGAGAGGAATATGGGCACTTTGTAAAGtaaaacattcctttttttttaataaaaaaaagcaattcagATAAAGTGACTgggtaaaggaaaaaatgagagtaattaaaaagcaaagctcatCTACTTAAACTGAGATTTGATTTCAAATATGCTGGCTTGTCATTCTGCAAGGCAATGAGTTTCAATTTTTACCAAGAGCTTGCTCCAAAAGACAATGTTCTTTTATGATCCAAAAAAATACCAACCTCCCAATGTTGTGGCTGTCCTAATTAAAAGTGTATTTACACAACAGGCAAATTTAGTATGTTACAAAACAGATTAAGATATTTGAATTCTAACCTGTTTTACACAGAATCGTTTGACAAGATCCATAATTAGAATGATCTAAACTTGCAGTAGTCATACCTAATCTCATCCATCATTAAGTGTGCTGCAACTATCTTCTACTTAGGTCTTAATTACTGATTGCTCACAAGGGTCATTATATCAGATTAATAAACTAAATAAGCACAGTACTGTGCACCTTCCTATATTCTGAGATCAAGAGAGCAAACAATTTCCCAAAGAAGTGTTAATACTGCCTACATAAGAAAACAAAGTAGGTGTTTGCTATTAGTCTACTACCTGGAGTTCCAAATATCTAATGAATGAGACTTTTGAAAATTCTAATTATCTGTGACCCAGATCTCCATCCCTTGTTGCAAGTCTGTGGAAGGGTTTTAGCCAGAATATCAATGGCAGCAAGAACACACAAAGTCACACTCACAAATCATTCAAATCTCTGTGTGTGGAGTAAGAAAAGCTCTGAAGTGCACAAGCGTTCAGCTGTTTTCAGGCATTAGTGAGAATCTAATAACGAGTTATTAGCTGTCAGATGCTTATGTCAATTAACACACAGTGAACAATGAAGGTGAGAAGAGGtgtgttcctcttttttttttttttggcagtgaaACGGTCCCAGATCCAACACATTAAGGAATGCATTAGTCTGAATTTCCTTCACCTTACTACTTCAAGCGTGCAAGTCCAAAGGATGGCAAGTACTTATCCATGACAGAATAAATGAGAGCCTGACTAAATGATTTTCTATGTGTAAATCCTTTTTAACAGATCAATTTCTAACCAACCTTTTCATCACTGGCGATTGCCACCTCTTTTCCATCTGCATCCTGATAGCAGTggagggaaagcaaaacaagacaaatcTATCTGCCATGTATTTGAGGCaaaaaaaacatcttcaaaTCAGAAGTTCAGGGTAATTCTTAACAAATGAGCATAACAAGAATGCAATCTTGAAACGAGACTGGGCAAACTGGACACGACTTCATTCTGTTGTGGATTTGCTGACAATTGCAGGGCAGATAAACGTTAATTAAAGAGTTAAGAAAAGAGTTGCCAGGTTCAACTTCAGAAGGAATTACCGAGGGGAGGACTCCTTCTGTCGTTTCCGCGGAGACGGCGAAGGGCTGCGGGAATGCGAACGGTGCCGGCGCCTGCCGACCTCCCCGTTCTTCACGTTGGATCTTTTGGGTCTTTCCTCTTCTGATGAAGATGAAGAACCAGAATCTATAAACGTAGAAGAATCACTCTCTGGAAAATGATTCTCACAACAGTATTAAGTTACTGATAGGGCTAATGCTGCAGTTTAAACTACTAAGCTCCTCTCCCACAATGTAAGCAGCCTCTACTTAAAGGCCGTTCAACTAAACATGAGGGTTGGAGTAAAGTATTAAATAACTCCATCACAGGTGGGTAAAAATAGTTACAGCAGCATAACTGTCCACAATTTCACCAGCCAGGTAATTAAAAAAGGTGAGCTGCAATTACTTACAGATACATTAAATGGACAAAAACCTACACCAGACCAAGGTTAATGTACCAATCTCTCAAGCATGCAAGAGTCCAATATATTAGGAAATAACCCATTGCAGCAACAGATCAACTAATCCATAGCAAGCAATATTTATCTGTAATGGTAAGAGTTTAAAAGTGCAAATTTTAAAGATATAAACCAATTAAGAGATATGTAACAACCTCGAAAAATTATACTTCAATCTTCATGAGTAATAATTAAAGTGACTTCATTATAGGTGGCAAATCTACAATTAAGTTTACAACAGCACAGACCAAATCATTTTCATCAGTATTTAAATTTAACATTAATTACTCCCTGTGAAAATAAACTGCAACCCAGCTTTAGGAAATCCATGCCAACCATACCAGATGAAGACTGTTGGTTTTGCCTCCTGTACTGACGTCTCTGTTGAACTGAATCTGCTGCAGCCATTTTGCCTCCTTTATCTTCTTCTGAAAAGGTACAAACATGGACAGAATATTTAAGCTGAGGATACAAATTTGCCTTATTCAGGCAGAAGCAAAGTCATATTACAGTACACCAGCAAAcatgtttgttgttggtttcttttaaatcttAAGATAAGACTGAGGCTGGAAGATCCTTTGGCTGAGcttttttccaagaaaacttGGATAGAAATGTTTGAGGCAGTGTGAGTGATCATCTTGTTCCTGAAAACTCTTGCTTTCAGTGCCAGCCTATGAAAGAGGGATTAGCACTTTAACAagtgcattttgttgttgtgcATCTTTGAttaaaaacccacccaaaaccaGTGTTGAAAAGTGAGTCTCACCTGATTCAGACAGTTCTGCTTTCCTTGGTTTCGGTGCTGGCGAAGGAGATTCTCTTTTTTCAGTACTCTTATGTTTGGTTGCTAAAAGACAAAGTCAAATAACTCAGTTGCAATTTGTTACATTCCTGCATGCTTTTCTGCTCATACAAACTGCACACACCACCTTGGAGGAAccaaaagcacaaaataataAAGCTGCTGAAAGACAATTTTTTCATTCCGATTACCTGATGCTCTGCCAGGTGAAACAGAGCCACGGCTTTTTCTTGCCCGATTGGACTGCTGGGGTGTTGGAGACCTACGTGGTTTTGGAGGTGGACTTGCTGGTGGGGATGGTCTATGCCTCCTCCTTGGGGGGCTGGCAGACGGAGAGAGCCTACGAGTTTTCCGAGGAGGGCTGGATACAGTTCTTTTGGGTGGTTTCTTTGGCGGCGATCGGGAacgtgaggaggaggaggaagagctaCTGCCAGAGAGGGATGCTGATGACCTTCTTCTCCTGTAAATCAAATATTAGAATTAGAACCTGACTTAAGAAGTGTTTGAGCATGAACACAGAACTGCATTTGTTTGCAAGCACATATATATAGCCACATACAACAGCACTTCCAAAACATGGTGGACAGCCTTCCACACTTGGTTTGAAGGAGAATACCAACCAATCtttcacagttatttttaaactacaCAGTGAGCAAAAAATTGTTAGTGTCACCTTTGCTTGCCTTCTGTCAATCTAGGGGCTATAACTGAGCTTTTCTCCTGGCAGAATTAGTTTTGTTTGGGCTTTCTAACTTTTGGCTGGTTAAGAGAGCTCTCTGTGTTAGCACATCTGATTTACTGATCTTCAGAACTGACTGTTTTAGGAGTTCAGTGTGCAAGCACactaaaaagctttttataCCAGGAGGTAAAAATTTCAGACAACTTAGTAAGTCAGAACCAATCTATCCATTCTTATGTTTTAGTCTTTCATCTTTActctgcaattttaaaaaggtaGGGCCTCTAGAATTCTGCGGCAAAATTTGTGGCAAGTTCTGTTGCAATTGTGTACCTGCAGAATCCACCTTTGGCTGCAGAATTCCTGAGAacctggaaaaaagaaaccctACCTTGAGTGAGATAAACATTTGCTGAAAGGGAGCTCTTGTACATCTTGCAACACACATATTTGATACTTTTCACAGTTTTCCCAGTAACTGTGTGAAATCAACATCTTGacaaac belongs to Apus apus isolate bApuApu2 chromosome 21, bApuApu2.pri.cur, whole genome shotgun sequence and includes:
- the SRRM1 gene encoding serine/arginine repetitive matrix protein 1 isoform X1 → MDAGFFRGTSAEQDNRFSNKQKKLLKQLKFAECLEKKVDMSKVNLEVIKPWITKRVTEILGFEDDVVIEFIFNQLEVKNPDSKMMQINLTGFLNGKNAREFMGELWPLLLSAQENIAGIPTAFLELKKEEIKQRQIEQEKLASMKKQDEDKEKRDKEDKDNREKRDRSRSPRRRKSRSPSPRRRSSPVRRERKRSHSRSPHHRTKSRSVTPAPEKKEATPEPEPSVKPKETVVQEATSNSDIPKAPKPEPPVPETKEASPERNSKKEREKEKEKTRQRSPSRSKSRSRSRSRSPSHSRPRRRHRSWSRRRPSPRRRPSPRRRSPPRRMPPPPRHRRSRSPVRRRRRSSASLSGSSSSSSSSRSRSPPKKPPKRTVSSPPRKTRRLSPSASPPRRRHRPSPPASPPPKPRRSPTPQQSNRARKSRGSVSPGRASATKHKSTEKRESPSPAPKPRKAELSESEEDKGGKMAAADSVQQRRQYRRQNQQSSSDSGSSSSSEEERPKRSNVKNGEVGRRRHRSHSRSPSPSPRKRQKESSPRMQMEKRWQSPVMKSRRRRSPSPPPARRRRSPSPAPPPRRRRSPSLPRRRSPSPPPRRRSPSPRRYSPPIQRRYSPSPPPKRRTASPPPPPKRRASPSPQSKRRVSHSPPPKQRSSPAAKRRSPSISSKHRKGSPPSRSNRETRSPPQNKRHSPSPRPRASHTSASPPPPRRGASASPQRRQSPSPSTRPIRRVSRTPEPKKTKASTPSPRSARRVSSSRSASGSPEPAAKKHQGPASPPRSCSPSANWSPAKKAKSPTQSPSPARNSDQEGGGKKKKKKKDKKHKKDKKHKKHKKHKKEKAAAAAAAVAVAAPDTTSAQEEQEAETEPKKETESEPEDNLDDLEKHLREKALRSMRKAQVSPPS
- the SRRM1 gene encoding serine/arginine repetitive matrix protein 1 isoform X8, giving the protein MMQINLTGFLNGKNAREFMGELWPLLLSAQENIAGIPTAFLELKKEEIKQRQIEQEKLASMKKQDEDKEKRDKEDKDNREKRDRSRSPRRRKSRSPSPRRRSSPVRRERKRSHSRSPHHRTKSRSVTPAPEKKEATPEPEPSVKPKETVVQEATSNSDIPKAPKPEPPVPETKEASPERNSKKEREKEKEKTRQRSPSRSKSRSRSRSRSPSHSRPRRRHRSWSRRRPSPRRRPSPRRRSPPRRMPPPPRHRRSRSPVRRRRRSSASLSGSSSSSSSSRSRSPPKKPPKRTVSSPPRKTRRLSPSASPPRRRHRPSPPASPPPKPRRSPTPQQSNRARKSRGSVSPGRASATKHKSTEKRESPSPAPKPRKAELSESEEDKGGKMAAADSVQQRRQYRRQNQQSSSDSGSSSSSEEERPKRSNVKNGEVGRRRHRSHSRSPSPSPRKRQKESSPRMQMEKRWQSPVMKSRRRRSPSPPPARRRRSPSPAPPPRRRRSPSLPRRRSPSPPPRRRSPSPRRYSPPIQRRYSPSPPPKRRTASPPPPPKRRASPSPQSKRRVSHSPPPKQRSSPAAKRRSPSISSKHRKGSPPSRSNRETRSPPQNKRHSPSPRPRASHTSASPPPPRRGASASPQRRQSPSPSTRPIRRVSRTPEPKKTKASTPSPRSARRVSSSRSASGSPEPAAKKHQGPASPPRSCSPSANWSPAKKAKSPTQSPSPARNSDQEGGGKKKKKKKDKKHKKDKKHKKHKKHKKEKAAAAAAAVAVAAPDTTSAQEEQEAETEPKKETESEPEDNLDDLEKHLREKALRSMRKAQVSPPS
- the SRRM1 gene encoding serine/arginine repetitive matrix protein 1 isoform X6 produces the protein MDAGFFRGTSAEQDNRFSNKQKKLLKQLKFAECLEKKVDMSKVNLEVIKPWITKRVTEILGFEDDVVIEFIFNQLEVKNPDSKMMQINLTGFLNGKNAREFMGELWPLLLSAQENIAGIPTAFLELKKEEIKQRQIEQEKLASMKKQDEDKEKRDKEDKDNREKRDRSRSPRRRKSRSPSPRRRSSPVRRERKRSHSRSPHHRTKSRSVTPAPEKKEATPEPEPSVKPKETVVQEATSNSDIPKAPKPEPPVPETKEASPERNSKKEREKEKEKTRQRSPSRSKSRSRSRSRSPSHSRPRRRHRSWSRRRPSPRRRPSPRRRSPPRRMPPPPRHRRSRSPVRRRRRSSASLSGSSSSSSSSRSRSPPKKPPKRTVSSPPRKTRRLSPSASPPRRRHRPSPPASPPPKPRRSPTPQQSNRARKSRGSVSPGRASATKHKSTEKRESPSPAPKPRKAELSESEEDKGGKMAAADSVQQRRQYRRQNQQSSSDSGSSSSSEEERPKRSNVKNGEVGRRRHRSHSRSPSPSPRKRQKESSPRRRRSPSPPPARRRRSPSPAPPPRRRRSPSLPRRRSPSPPPRRRSPSPRRYSPPIQRRYSPSPPPKRRTASPPPPPKRRASPSPQSKRRVSHSPPPKQRSSPAAKRRSPSISSKHRKGSPPSRSNRETRSPPQNKRHSPSPRPRASHTSASPPPPRRGASASPQRRQSPSPSTRPIRRVSRTPEPKKTKASTPSPRSARRVSSSRSASGSPEPAAKKHQGPASPPRSCSPSANWSPAKKAKSPTQSPSPARNSDQEGGGKKKKKKKDKKHKKDKKHKKHKKHKKEKAAAAAAAVAVAAPDTTSAQEEQEAETEPKKETESEPEDNLDDLEKHLREKALRSMRKAQVSPPS
- the SRRM1 gene encoding serine/arginine repetitive matrix protein 1 isoform X5; translation: MDAGFFRGTSAEQDNRFSNKQKKLLKQLKFAECLEKKVDMSKVNLEVIKPWITKRVTEILGFEDDVVIEFIFNQLEVKNPDSKMMQINLTGFLNGKNAREFMGELWPLLLSAQENIAGIPTAFLELKKEEIKQRQIEQEKLASMKKQDEDKEKRDKEDKDNREKRDRSRSPRRRKSRSPSPRRRSSPVRRERKRSHSRSPHHRTKSRSVTPAPEKKEATPEPEPSVKPKETVVQEATSNSDIPKAPKPEPPVPETKEASPERNSKKEREKEKEKTRQRSPSRSKSRSRSRSRSPSHSRPRRRHRSWSRRRPSPRRRPSPRRRSPPRRMPPPPRHRRSRSPVRRRRRSSASLSGSSSSSSSSRSRSPPKKPPKRTVSSPPRKTRRLSPSASPPRRRHRPSPPASPPPKPRRSPTPQQSNRARKSRGSVSPGRASATKHKSTEKRESPSPAPKPRKAELSESEEDKGGKMAAADSVQQRRQYRRQNQQSSSDSGSSSSSEEERPKRSNVKNGEVGRRRHRSHSRSPSPSPRKRQKESSPRRRRRSPSPPPARRRRSPSPAPPPRRRRSPSLPRRRSPSPPPRRRSPSPRRYSPPIQRRYSPSPPPKRRTASPPPPPKRRASPSPQSKRRVSHSPPPKQRSSPAAKRRSPSISSKHRKGSPPSRSNRETRSPPQNKRHSPSPRPRASHTSASPPPPRRGASASPQRRQSPSPSTRPIRRVSRTPEPKKTKASTPSPRSARRVSSSRSASGSPEPAAKKHQGPASPPRSCSPSANWSPAKKAKSPTQSPSPARNSDQEGGGKKKKKKKDKKHKKDKKHKKHKKHKKEKAAAAAAAVAVAAPDTTSAQEEQEAETEPKKETESEPEDNLDDLEKHLREKALRSMRKAQVSPPS